The following proteins are co-located in the Paenibacillus sp. FSL H8-0079 genome:
- the pxpB gene encoding 5-oxoprolinase subunit PxpB, with translation MSAMSYSWTEEILSPLGETAVIIDCGDHLSEAVQRRVMSVCDLLEKRTLPAMIEWVPSYTSVTLFYDPFISSYPELCLILLQQLNQMKESVQNKPRTVTIPVCYGGEWGPDLDYVASEHGLTTEEVIAIHTSGDYLVHMIGFAPGFPYLGGLSERIATPRRATPRLRVEAGTVGIGGKQTGIYPVDTPGGWQCIGRTPLRLFRPDENVPSLLAAGDRVRFKQITMRDYLALKRKEGEQ, from the coding sequence ATGAGCGCAATGTCGTATTCATGGACGGAGGAGATCCTATCTCCGCTGGGTGAGACAGCGGTTATTATCGATTGCGGGGATCACTTGTCTGAAGCGGTACAGCGCAGAGTGATGTCTGTATGTGATTTATTGGAAAAGCGTACGCTGCCAGCCATGATCGAATGGGTGCCTTCTTACACGTCGGTTACGCTGTTCTATGATCCGTTCATCTCCTCGTACCCCGAGTTATGCCTGATTCTGCTTCAGCAGTTGAATCAAATGAAGGAATCCGTACAAAACAAGCCCAGGACGGTCACGATTCCCGTATGTTACGGTGGTGAGTGGGGACCTGATCTGGACTATGTTGCCAGTGAACATGGACTAACCACAGAGGAAGTTATTGCGATTCATACATCTGGGGACTATCTTGTGCACATGATTGGATTCGCACCGGGTTTTCCGTATCTCGGCGGGTTATCCGAACGGATTGCTACGCCCAGAAGAGCGACGCCGAGGCTCCGGGTTGAGGCGGGCACAGTAGGTATCGGTGGCAAACAGACGGGAATCTATCCGGTGGACACACCTGGGGGATGGCAATGTATTGGACGAACGCCACTCCGGTTGTTTCGGCCGGATGAGAACGTACCGAGTTTGCTGGCAGCAGGTGATCGGGTTCGATTCAAACAGATTACGATGCGGGACTATCTGGCGTTGAAGCGGAAGGAGGGCGAACAATGA
- a CDS encoding DUF952 domain-containing protein, whose product MIYSIISRSLWEQVSKGTEYAPDSLETDGFIHCSTKEQIPWVAGQYYAGRTDLLLLSIDEKALKPELVYEDLYELNELYPHIYGELNLDAVRKVIPFEPNADGTFSFPE is encoded by the coding sequence ATGATCTATAGTATTATTTCCCGTTCGTTGTGGGAGCAAGTGTCAAAGGGGACTGAGTATGCACCAGATAGCCTGGAGACAGACGGATTCATTCATTGTTCCACTAAGGAACAGATCCCATGGGTAGCCGGGCAATATTATGCAGGCCGCACAGATCTGTTATTACTTAGTATTGATGAGAAGGCGTTAAAGCCGGAACTGGTATATGAGGATCTCTACGAATTGAATGAACTATATCCACATATCTATGGAGAGCTGAATCTGGATGCTGTTCGCAAAGTCATTCCATTTGAACCGAATGCAGACGGCACATTCTCATTTCCTGAATAA
- a CDS encoding histidine phosphatase family protein has product MTQITLIRHGSTAWNKEKRSQGQTDNPLDQDGREQAVLLAARLAEESWDAIYASDLERASETARIIGDRLGIQEIHLDPRLREMGGGQVEGTTEEERLAKWGADWSTLDLGRELADAGTVRGSAVLEDIVQQHPDGRVIVVSHGAVLRNTLRGLVPELDISVKLSNTSITRIAKNENVWQCELYNCSVHLDSSRES; this is encoded by the coding sequence ATGACTCAAATTACATTGATTCGCCATGGAAGCACCGCGTGGAATAAGGAAAAACGTTCACAGGGACAGACGGATAATCCGCTGGATCAGGATGGAAGAGAACAGGCGGTATTACTTGCCGCGAGACTGGCCGAGGAATCCTGGGATGCCATCTATGCAAGTGACTTGGAGCGTGCAAGTGAGACGGCTCGCATCATCGGTGATCGCTTGGGCATTCAGGAGATTCATCTGGACCCTAGACTTCGCGAGATGGGCGGAGGACAGGTCGAAGGAACGACGGAAGAGGAACGGTTAGCCAAGTGGGGAGCGGACTGGAGTACTCTGGATCTGGGACGGGAGCTTGCAGATGCAGGGACTGTTCGAGGCAGTGCGGTGCTTGAGGATATCGTACAGCAGCACCCCGATGGAAGAGTGATCGTTGTCAGTCACGGAGCTGTTCTGCGGAATACACTGAGAGGTCTGGTGCCTGAGCTTGATATCAGCGTGAAGCTGTCCAACACATCCATTACCCGGATCGCCAAGAATGAGAATGTGTGGCAATGCGAACTGTACAATTGCAGCGTACATTTGGATTCGTCCAGGGAGTCTTAA
- a CDS encoding GNAT family N-acetyltransferase codes for MNGEKLFAESPEFETHRLKLRRLAMDDLDEYYAFASDPRVSQQSLWNCHETTEDSIQYIQRVLDNYERKTVYIWAFILKETGTLIGRGGIFHLNEPMQSAELGYAIASSQWGKGLAAEAMQPIVDYCFRELDCNRLEGKCNADNIGSARVMEKLGMSYEGLLRKQLKIKGVFTDQKLYSRIRDDL; via the coding sequence GTGAATGGAGAGAAACTTTTTGCCGAATCGCCCGAATTCGAAACCCATCGGCTGAAGCTGAGACGCCTTGCGATGGATGATCTTGATGAATATTATGCGTTTGCCTCTGATCCGCGAGTGAGTCAGCAAAGCTTGTGGAACTGCCATGAGACGACGGAGGATTCGATTCAATATATTCAGCGGGTACTGGATAATTATGAACGGAAAACGGTCTATATCTGGGCTTTTATCCTGAAGGAAACAGGGACCTTGATCGGGAGGGGTGGCATTTTTCATCTCAACGAACCCATGCAGAGTGCTGAACTAGGGTACGCGATAGCCAGCAGTCAATGGGGTAAGGGTCTCGCAGCAGAAGCGATGCAACCTATCGTGGATTATTGCTTTCGGGAACTGGACTGCAATCGGTTGGAGGGGAAATGTAATGCAGACAACATAGGCTCTGCACGCGTAATGGAGAAGCTGGGCATGTCGTACGAAGGTTTGCTACGCAAACAGTTGAAGATCAAAGGTGTATTCACGGATCAAAAATTGTACTCCCGTATCCGGGATGATCTATAA
- a CDS encoding DUF2809 domain-containing protein, which produces MKSVFIKDRLIYFFAVMVTMAAGLASRHYGERLPDWVHEHFGDACWAGMIYFGVRMIWPHCSLVWAMCFSCIFSWLIEFSQLIQMPWLIEIRSTVLGALILGHGFLVIDLIRYTVGILCMAVIDRYFLRNKMTR; this is translated from the coding sequence TTGAAAAGCGTATTTATCAAAGACAGGCTGATCTATTTCTTCGCAGTTATGGTGACCATGGCGGCAGGACTGGCATCCAGACACTATGGTGAACGATTGCCGGATTGGGTGCATGAACATTTCGGTGATGCATGTTGGGCAGGCATGATTTATTTCGGAGTTCGCATGATATGGCCTCATTGCAGCTTGGTATGGGCGATGTGTTTTAGCTGTATATTCAGCTGGTTGATTGAGTTCTCGCAGTTGATTCAGATGCCTTGGCTGATTGAGATACGCTCTACCGTATTAGGTGCTCTTATTTTGGGACATGGGTTTCTGGTGATCGATCTGATTCGATATACGGTCGGTATTCTGTGTATGGCTGTAATCGATCGTTATTTCCTGAGAAATAAGATGACTAGATGA
- a CDS encoding DUF2785 domain-containing protein — MDALTLKQKLQHIQSVDLSIDNVEQPYELALYMMKHIGSPDPVLRDELIYVTLATWIGQGVFSEEQLRDVLQLSLDDKHLFYGIGEQGTDSVFTRTFSVLLLPPILSVDRERPFLNKEDIAGIHHRLTTYLECEKDVRGYADDKGWAHAPAHAADAVEDLAQSPYLERTDLLELLHALAVKITESSVVYIHDEDQRIAHAVITILRRNLLEPKDITVWIDSLHQGDKAENRSLLETSQMSLNMRLFLQTLYIAIRTEEAEPFPAVRSMVLQALGKEK; from the coding sequence ATGGATGCTCTGACGTTAAAACAAAAATTACAGCATATTCAGTCGGTTGATCTATCCATCGATAACGTGGAACAGCCTTATGAATTGGCGCTGTATATGATGAAGCATATTGGCAGTCCTGACCCTGTTCTGCGGGATGAATTGATCTATGTTACCTTAGCGACCTGGATTGGGCAGGGTGTATTTTCGGAAGAGCAGCTGAGGGATGTGTTGCAGTTGTCGCTGGACGATAAGCACCTTTTCTATGGGATCGGAGAGCAGGGAACAGATAGTGTGTTTACGCGGACGTTCTCCGTGTTGTTGCTGCCTCCAATTCTGAGTGTGGATCGTGAGCGGCCTTTCTTAAACAAGGAGGATATCGCAGGCATTCATCATCGGTTGACTACATATCTGGAATGTGAAAAAGATGTTCGCGGCTACGCCGATGATAAGGGCTGGGCGCATGCTCCGGCACACGCGGCGGATGCGGTTGAAGACTTGGCACAATCGCCATATCTGGAGCGAACGGATCTGCTGGAACTTCTGCATGCACTCGCTGTAAAAATAACGGAATCAAGTGTAGTTTACATCCATGATGAAGATCAGCGAATAGCGCATGCTGTAATTACCATTCTTCGTCGGAATCTGCTAGAGCCAAAGGATATTACGGTGTGGATCGATTCCCTTCATCAGGGAGATAAGGCAGAGAACAGATCCCTTCTTGAAACCAGTCAGATGAGCCTGAATATGCGTCTATTCTTGCAGACACTCTATATTGCCATACGTACAGAAGAAGCTGAGCCGTTTCCGGCTGTTCGTTCGATGGTATTGCAGGCATTAGGAAAAGAAAAGTAA
- a CDS encoding DUF1572 family protein has protein sequence MDMNQVFLETAEKQFLYYKQLGEKAMAQLDSEQLFQSWNEDANSIAVIVKHLWGNMLSRWTDVLTTDGEKPWRERDAEFVNDITSREELLAKWEEGWTCLLEAIRSFTPEQLSHIIYIRNEGHTVMEAIIRQLAHYPYHVGQIVFAAKMLKETSWDSLSIPRNGSSQYNGGKFAKPKARKHFTEDELHIEKGEEQQ, from the coding sequence ATGGATATGAATCAGGTTTTTCTGGAGACAGCCGAGAAGCAATTCTTGTATTACAAGCAGCTCGGGGAAAAAGCCATGGCACAACTGGATTCCGAGCAATTGTTTCAATCCTGGAATGAAGACGCGAACAGCATTGCGGTGATCGTAAAACATCTATGGGGCAATATGCTGTCCCGTTGGACGGATGTACTGACAACAGATGGTGAGAAACCGTGGCGTGAACGGGACGCCGAGTTCGTGAATGATATTACATCCCGGGAAGAGTTGCTTGCCAAATGGGAGGAAGGCTGGACATGCCTACTCGAAGCCATTCGTTCGTTTACCCCGGAACAATTGTCTCATATCATATACATTCGCAATGAAGGACATACCGTCATGGAGGCAATTATTCGGCAATTGGCGCATTATCCGTATCATGTAGGGCAGATTGTATTTGCCGCGAAAATGCTCAAAGAAACATCTTGGGACAGTCTCTCGATTCCGAGAAACGGGTCTTCTCAATATAATGGCGGCAAATTTGCCAAACCGAAGGCGCGCAAACATTTTACAGAAGATGAACTTCATATAGAAAAAGGTGAGGAACAACAATGA
- a CDS encoding biotin-dependent carboxyltransferase family protein — protein MSIEVIRPGLLSTVQDEGRTGYRRYGIHPGGVMDTFAARAANMLVGNSRHAAVLEMTMTGPELRFQESQLVSLCGADLTATVDHLSVPLWRPVLVRAGSVMKFGPCRHGLRGYLAFAGGIAVPEVMGSRSTDLKTGLGGLEGRALRVGDLLSIGEPSAEAQGWMQRMEQQVKQSERDHRILAPAWLLSERERPDYFGHPVIRVMESKDSLLFSQESLVQFYVEKYVISPQSDRMGYRLQGSRLELEQPLDRLSDAVTYGTVQVPPDGQPIILMADHQTIGGYPVIAQVARVDMPILAQAKPGTRIAFEQITHDQARQLYMEQECNMQLIDKLIRRRMAEMEGAQ, from the coding sequence ATGAGTATTGAAGTGATTCGCCCTGGTCTGTTATCTACCGTTCAGGATGAAGGCAGAACCGGCTATCGCCGGTATGGTATTCATCCTGGCGGGGTCATGGACACCTTTGCAGCCAGAGCAGCCAATATGCTTGTGGGCAACTCCCGACATGCGGCAGTACTGGAGATGACGATGACGGGGCCAGAGCTTCGATTTCAGGAGAGCCAGCTAGTCTCATTATGTGGAGCCGATCTGACGGCAACGGTGGATCATCTGTCTGTACCTTTGTGGCGTCCTGTGCTGGTGCGGGCAGGAAGTGTAATGAAGTTTGGCCCATGTCGTCATGGTTTGCGCGGTTATCTGGCGTTTGCGGGTGGAATAGCTGTGCCTGAAGTGATGGGCAGTCGAAGTACGGATCTCAAGACAGGTCTTGGCGGTTTGGAAGGTAGAGCCCTGCGCGTGGGGGATCTGTTATCCATAGGTGAACCTTCTGCCGAAGCGCAAGGTTGGATGCAGCGTATGGAGCAGCAGGTAAAGCAGAGTGAGCGGGACCACCGAATATTGGCGCCTGCGTGGCTTTTATCTGAACGTGAAAGACCTGACTATTTTGGGCATCCTGTTATTCGTGTGATGGAGAGCAAGGACAGTTTGCTGTTCAGCCAAGAAAGTCTGGTGCAGTTCTACGTGGAAAAATACGTGATTTCTCCGCAATCGGATCGGATGGGTTATCGATTACAAGGTTCAAGATTGGAGCTGGAACAGCCGCTGGATCGGCTGTCTGATGCCGTTACCTATGGCACGGTGCAAGTGCCTCCGGATGGGCAACCCATCATCTTGATGGCAGACCATCAGACGATTGGAGGTTACCCTGTGATTGCACAGGTAGCCCGGGTGGATATGCCAATCCTGGCTCAGGCTAAGCCAGGAACTCGAATTGCTTTTGAACAGATTACGCATGATCAAGCCCGTCAGTTGTACATGGAACAAGAATGCAACATGCAGCTTATCGATAAGCTGATACGCAGAAGAATGGCAGAAATGGAGGGCGCTCAATGA